Genomic segment of Populus nigra chromosome 6, ddPopNigr1.1, whole genome shotgun sequence:
TAAGGATTCCCAGCAAGTAATAGTAACATATCACagaaataactaaaaaacatgTCTTTTGGGTTAAGCCAAACTCACCTGATTCCCGCTGTAGGACAAACTAGGAAACTCCTGAATCAAATTATGGAAATGCTCTCCACTTTAAAAATGCATAtcacagaaaagaaaacagacctTTTGCCACATACGATGCAGAACAAACTACCAGCTTTTCCTTGTTCCTTGTATCTTCTTCGAACTGCTGTgttcaaatttaatctttttgaAAACAGTAAGAAGGCTTCATCCACCAGTTGCTTGAATTCCTCAGAGCCCTCACGTGGTTCAGCCTCCCCAAGATTTACCCAATCTTCTGGCTGGTCATCATCATTTATATTTGCATCATTGCCATAATCATCATTTCTTTTCCAAATCCTATGCTGTCTATGAACACTTTTTTTATCAGTCTGGTGTGAGTTATACCAACTTAAAGGACCAGATCTCGGATGACCCTTCATATATTTAGCACCAGGTTTATAATCTCTAATCAAATCCCTTTGTGCATGCACCGAGGAATCTTGAGAAGACAACCAGTCTTCAGATGCAGAATCTCCAAAATTATCTCTATCGTATGTCCTTTTAGCATTTCTATATGCACTCTGGTCAAACCTCCGAGTCCTGGACACATGTAAAGCACCTGTATCTTCATCTACCCATTCCTCACCACTTTCGTAAAGATCTTCAAATTCTTGAGGTAAATTCCTTTTGTTTGACACAATATTTCTTGTATCATGCCTATTTATATCTTCCTCCACAATGTACTTTCTGTCATGCCTATTTATTTCTTCCTCCATTACATAGTTTCGGTTGAATGCTTTATCTGGTGGCTCATACGAGGCAAGCTCTCCCCTCATTCTTTGCCTCTGGGCAGCAAATCTCTTCATTTCCATGTCATATATTGGCATAGGAGGATCATGCAATATTTCCTTTTGAAACTGTGGACCTGCATCTCTTCCAAACCCATAATTTGGTCTCAAATGTGGGACTTGGCGATCCTGTGTGACACCCGAATGAGATCTCCTATTATCTTGTAACTCTCCCTGTCCACGATCAACTTGAGTATATGCTGAACCCAAATATTCCACATTGTGCTTTGATGTGTTTTGTATTCTGCCTGTATCAAGGTTCTCCATGGGTGCTTGCCTTTGTATTGTGGGATGGTCAAATACAGTGCTCCTTCTCACGTTTATAAAGGAACCATCAGTGTGATCAGTCCTGTCTCTAACATGGTGCATACTCATTCTTGAAAATTCTCTATGCTCAAAATCTGTTTGAGCATGCTCATAGTTCAATGGAGAAGGTGGAGACATCATTCTGTGTACATCGTCAGATGGATATGCATGATTGTCATCCACAATTTCTTGTGATTTGGAGTAGAAGTAATGATCATGCGAGGGCCTTTCAGGATTATAGGCACCCTGCGGATAACTTGTCATAATTCTCTTACTAGCCTCATAGTCTCTTATGTCCATAACTGACCTTTCCCTATATGTGTTAAAATTCGTAGGTTCTGTGAGTTTTATGCTGCTTCTTGGATATTCATCTGAAGCAGCTAAGGGCATGCCTTCTCTATAAGAACCTGGAAACTCACTCCTTGAGAATCCAGAAGATGAACCAGCAAAATCTTTATATCGAGGAGCGCTTTCCAAATCCTTAGAGTGAGGAGCTGACATCCTGGTGTACGGAACATATCTTGAATGAAACATAGGTTTTTCCCCTTCTTCGTAAAATCTCCTGGCCTGAATCTTATCTGATGGTATAGTCTCTCGAAATTGAAGTTCTTCATCATCAAAGTGGCCAATATCCATATTCCGAGACATTGACTGTATATGTGATCCAGTATCTCCATAATTTGAGTTGGGAACCAAATCTCGAGGCACCCGATATGACCCTCTTATCATACCATCTTCCTCAGGCACTGATTTCTGCCCCATCATGCCATGCCCATCAATACCCACGCCCCTGTTATCACGATAATCCTTCTCTTTACTCGCTCTAGAAGATGCAGCATGATGATCATATCCATAGCCTCGCTTCAATCTATTACTTTTACCATCAACATGTTCCTCAACTTGCCTGTATTTCCTATGCACAACCCCCTCATCAAAACGAGGCTTTTTACGCTCTTGGGCGTACTGTGGGGAACCAGACCGGACTTTTTCAGTCCTACCTGCACCCAAATGCCAACTAGAGTCCCTTCTTTCGGTCGAGCTGCTCCTTCCCTCCCCATGAACTACCTTTCTAGTACCCTCAACCTTCCTACGAGGGCTTAAACTCCTTCGCTGCTGCACGCGTGGAGACCGATCCACTGCGTGACGGCGAGGAGCAGGATGAGACTCATGTCCAACTTCAGTTCTATGTTGATTACGTGTCTTTGCAGATGGAGACTGTGCGATGTAATCTTCAGGCTTCCTAGACTGCATCTTTCTTAATTACTAAGAGATAAAAAGCAAATCCGCTATCTATATCTATATAAAGCCTTAAGCTTTTGATCATATAGAATCTATCATAACACAATAAATCACCAAAATTCAATCTCTAAGCAATTTAAAAAGTCAAACCCTGGAATAGACAGAACCCAGTAAAGTATTTCTGCAGATTTATGCTAGCAACACTCCAAAACTATTGAAAAcaccagtcaaagaaaaatccaGAGAGGAATTCGATTTCTATGATTGAGAGATCAAAGAAAAATGATCAAACCTTTCtttgttgttgaaaataaagaaacccACGATTGATTTCTTGACTATTTTTGATCAAATTCTGTGTTGCTTCTCTAAATTTTTCATGTCATGTATAGAGAAATAGCTcggttttttttaggtttaggtAAAGAGAAGATTGAAGGACATGTGTGTTGAATTTTTTGCACTAGTGTCTactggatttatttttattttttcgttgTTTAATAACACTCTTGCCTTTACCTGGTCCCTTGTGGGGTTAGTGAATaattaaagtaattaattacttgattattattttaattattaatttatatatacatgtatataaacgaaaattttttgtttaaaaaatagaatggaaatataaaataaatttatttttaatatagttttacaatactttttttattttaaaaaaattattttattttattttattataagaaaatgctgataaaaaattaattggttttaATAGATTTGGTTTGAATTTCAATTACCTAATCTTGGAATTAAAAGATTTTCACGAGCAAAAACAGgttcttaatatttatttttcacgaGCTTTTATTTAATACTTTGACCCAACATATCACGCAATCGTGGCTTTCAATTACCACTTTGGTCTCATCTGTTTTCCTcttacaaaaaacaattaatatatatgtaaaccataaataaataaataaataaataaataaataaataattaggaatgtattaaaataatatttttaatattttttaaaaattattagtgaatcaaaataatataaaaaaatttaaaaattaaatttttaaaaaatattttttaaaaaaaaaacagcactaACTCATTAGTGAGTCAGCACATATCATGGATTCACCTCGAAGTTAAGTTTAAAAGCTATGCTTAAAGTAAATTGTGCTCCCGTGGCTTAACCAGCTGAAAAGAACATGTAATGGTGATGATCTGACCCTGCCTGGTAAAGGATGGGATGGGAGGCTATAAAAGGAAAGTGAAATaacagagagggaaaaaaaaaacacaacctgttttttaattatgaatgttatttttaaaaaaaaaaatatttcattaatattttattattattatatatattttgtgcttttaaattattttaacatattatattaaaaaatatttgaaaaaataattgctcGCAACTTGAATACCAAACACGCTTCgtcaaaataaacagaaaagaaGAGGGACAGTAAGATACAGATACAGACACAGACACCATAAAATCCGCAAAACCATGTGAAGTCACATGAGACCGTTCCTTTCCATTCAAGCAAAGTTTTATGTGCaaacttctcctttttttttatccctacACATGCAGATACATTGTGTGCGCCTCAACATTGTTCTGTTAGGCAATCACTAACCTGCCTaggaaaaaatattggtttctcTATTGGGATTTGACTGCTTAACTACTAGATACTGAAGAAAGACAGGACCGTAGAGATCCTTAGTTCCATTATCGTTGCCCAGCAAAGCACCTTTTTTAAGGAGAGTTTGCCGTTGACCTAGCAAGCATTAGGGTTACAAGAAAGCTAGCATCCTAATTAGTGAAACTTGGAAATAGGTGATTGATTCTCTTAGAATAAAGTAAGTAATTCCCATTCTTTGGATGTCTTGTCTTTGCtttttttgaaatcttttcAACAGGAAGCAAGTAGTCTTGGGGAGCATTTTGGGACATTTGCTCTTGCTTTCTCAGGAATGTAGTGAAAAGGAAGCAAGTTTGATCGTGGAGGTTTGAAGCAAAAGCAAGAGACCAACACGAGGAGAGATGATACAAAAGAATGTTAAGCATTTTAGAGTTTTGTGGAACTTCGCTGCCAAACATAGAAACTCTAGAGTAGTTTGAGTCTGTGGTGAAAGATGAAAAACATGGGAAGTAATATTGGCGGCAGTGGGAGGCTATCGACAGAAGAGATCAATGAAGAAGAGGAGATTCCAAGGCTGGACATATCCAAGTTTCAAGCTAGAGAGGAAGAGATTGAGAGAAAGAAGATGGAGGTGAGGGAGAAAGTCGAACTTCAATTAGGCCGTGCCGAAGAAGAAACAAGACGCTTGACACACATTTGGGAAGTAAGTTAGTTATGAGGGAAGAAAATGCTGCAACTGTGCTGCTTGAATAACAAGCAACAAATTTAGTTGATGCTCAAGCATTTTATGCcctatttttttgtatgatcAGGAACTTGAAGTGCTGGCTGACCCTTTGAGAAAAGACGTTGCAATTACACGTAAGAAGATTGATATGGCAAATAAAGAGTTGAAACCTCTAGGCCAGAGCTGCCAGAAGAAGGTGCAAGCAACAGTTGCTCCCATGTTTTGCATGCTTTCTTCTTCCTGGACAAGGTATCTAAATTTGTTCTGATTGCTAACAGGAGAAAGAATACAAAGAAGCCCTGGAAGCATTCAACGAAAAGAACAGAGAAAAGGCTCAGCTAGTAGCCACATTAATGGAGGTATTGTTTCAGAATTTAATTTCCACCGGTACTCAGGACTTGTACTCTTGTCTCCAAAccttttgagttttgagttttgagttcttttcttttattccttCTTTCTCACTGTTACCTTCTTGTCAGCTGCTGACTGAGAGTGAAAAACAGAGGATGAAGAAGCTGGAAGAGCTGAACAAGATCATGGAGTCCATACGCTGAGATATCTCTGCCTTGTATAATCAAGCTCTCTGATATTGTGTTAAActcaataaacttttttttttgggggaaCATTATTCATTCAATAATGTTGTGTctctttattgaatttaactTGGTTCATGTTAATGGCCGAAAACAATCCCTGTGCTAAAATCATGTAGGCATGATTTCTTCTCATaatgtgattattttttctcaactgtTCTGAATATTAACCGAGTTAAATTTAGATTATCTGGAGAGGTCAAAAATCTAacgataaaacaaattatataatgaCAAAATTCAGTACCCAGATCATAAACATTTTACCACTTGTTCGAAGGATCAAATCCATAAACTGTATACTACTTCTGTTGATTGtcagaaaaagagaaggaacagGTCTGGTTTTGTGGTATGGTAATTGCTTTTGTGGCATTAACCTTCACAAAACCTCTTGCCTGCTTCTTCACAAATTTGAAGAAGGAAAAGATTGCCAAATCTTCCCTAACACGGTATTCTGGTCTATGGCAGGATATTACAAAAAACCCAAGAATAGTTTTTAAACTTGGTTTGATGTgatgaattatttcaaaaaatccaaaaaattcaagaattaaagCTTTATTCGGACTAGATTTTCagatgaatcaaatcaaatattaatatagtAAATCCTAATTGACCTGAGAATATAATTTACCTGGTTAAACTCATTCTAAGTCTAAATATATCAACAttaaggatttattttttttaaaataatattattctaataaaataattgactttagttaatctaataatttaatgatACATATTCTCGTAAAAGGTATGATAAGAAGGCTAGAGGAAAGTAACCAGATAGCAGAGAGAGGGGAGTTTTATTAACTAATTTCAAATCAAGAACAGCAATAACAGCATCttccttaatttatttaagtttgATTGCAgccataataaatatattagcaAATATGGAAAAATTATTACCCCACAAAGTTGGACCAACTAAACAGGATTGTGGGTTATCCGCCACAAATTTGCAACAACTCATTGACTACCTCCTCATCTCTGTggtggtattttttatttcttagattttttgtttttgtattttaaaaaaagtttaaattttttttatttttttatatactaatattaaaaataaattttaaaaaataaaaataaataaatattatttcaatatatttttaaaaaaaagctaacagGATACGAATCAGGCTAGGCTATTATGCAATTACTCTCCGGTTTTCCTTCTCAAATGTTGTCCTGTTTTCTCCTCCACCGCATCTTTGATCACTTTTGGTGCCTCTTGTCTTTGAAGCATACCGTTCTTGTCTCGCTTGATTTCCAAACCAGCTCCTACCTCCACTAGAAACTCAGCATTCAAAGGTTGATCAATATACAAAGGCATAGCTATTATTGGATCACCAAATCTCATGCTCTCCAACACAGAATTCCAACCACAGTGACTCAGAAATCCACCAATGCCAGGATGACTCGAAATTCTCTTCTGTGGAGCCCATTCCTCAACTATCAGTCCCCTTTCTCCAACCATATCAAAGAAACCCTCAGGCAATGCTTCTTTTGCACTAATTTTCTCTCCTTGAGCAAACCTTAGGACCCATATAAAGTTTACTTCGCTAAGCAGTAGTCCAAGTGCCAGCTCTTCTCTTTCCTCCTTTGACAAATAATTTTCAGTgccaaatgaaacaaaaatgacTGAAGATGTGTCTTTCTTGTTAAGCCATTCTGTGATTTCAGTTTTTTCACCTTCTTGATAACTAGCTAGGGCCTTTAACAAGCACAATCTTCTTCATGGCTACAGCAGAGAGATCATCTAAGCATCTACCTTCAATCTCTTCCGAACTCCGGACCAGCATTGTGCTAGAGGATTGTTCCAAGTGTTGAAGAATTCAGTCTTTAACTATCGGAAAATCTTTTGCAGAATCTTGAATAGTAGACTGTCGTGATCAGACTGATTACCTGAGTTCTTGAGGGCATGAACTGCAACAGAATTTGACTCATTGCCACTAATCACAAACTGAATGGTTGGAATATTCAGTGATAAAGCCAGCGCAGGAGCCCATGGCTGAAAGAAATCACAAATAAGCAAATCTGGCTTTAATGTTGTCAAAATGTTGGAGAAGCTACTGCTTGCCTTATCAAATGCTTGCATCAAGTTTCCCAGGAGATGCTTCGGCAGGCCTTTGGTTGTGTGGTAATGAGGAGGAAGGTCAGGCAATGATGGAAGATGAAGTTGTGCAAGAAATGTATTGAAGAGAAGTACTTTTCTTCTTCCAATAGGTTTTCTTTGATATATATGGCAAGGTTAGCAGGTGTGGAACAAAGATAAATATGAAAGTTTCTCTTCGAAAGCTTCTTGGCTACATCCATGTGGGATGTGAGTGACTATATGCTAACCATGGAAACATTAGAACCCGAATAGCTCTCCTTTTTGGGGCATCCATCAATATATTATTAGTTATAGGCTTGTgctctttcttgattttgcTAATAAGCCTCTGGGCGCCTATGGCACCTTCTTATCTGTGATTTTGTTTATGCATACCCAAATTAATCATCTAATGTCAGCAACGCGTTGgaaggttttaaaaaataatcaaatatatgtataaatttttctATGAAAGTTCCTTCTTGTCAAGAATCTCCTTAGgttttgaaatgaattataaGTTAGTTCTTGCTTAAGAACCTTTAAATTCAGTCCCTCAACTTGTCaccattgttttattaaattaatttctaaatttttccaTGTTTGTTTCAAAGTTAGCTCATGGTCACGTATCTCCTTTCCCAGAGCTAGCCAATAAAAATCCAGAGAGAAACTTCCACGTATAATTTGGTTCCATGCCTATAAACCTCGAATTCTTGAGGCCTAAATAATGTCTAGAATATTCAAGTTGCAATCAAATTTATTGAACTCCACCTTCCAACTTTGAATCTCCTTGCTCATTACCGCACCGCAAAAGGCCTACCGCCCCATCTCATGGAAACCCTCACGGAGGCTCTAGAAATAGCAAGCCCTAGtttctttaacattttaaaagcTTTAAAATCAGACTTGTCTGTCTGTGATTTTGTTCAGTTATAGGCACCAACTCCAGCATTTTCATTGAATTATATACCAGCTGTATAATGGTAGCTATATATGCGTATGGGCTCCAACCAGCCATTAGTAGAGAGTGTTGGTGTGGCTATGGAGGTGATCAGGAACAACAATGGAGGCTTCGAAAGTGAGGACATTGCAAGGATAATAAGAGATGTGGTGGTGGAGAAGGTTGGTGAGGCTGTAAGAAAGAAAGCGAGAGCAAGAGCAAGCCCAGACATTGAAGGAGAAGCAAAAGCACAAAAGAAAGCCCACGAAAATAAACTGGCAAGGCCATGAACTTGATTTCAAATCTGGCCCTTGGGCATTCCCTTGTGGCCTGATCCCTGACAAGTGATTGATGTAGTTTGTACGACTTTTTGGACTGGCTCTGTGGCCACAACCCCATAAAAGGATGATAAAGATATAGGTGGtagcctagtggtaagagcttgagaTCAAGAAATTTGCTCCATTTATGGTTTCAGGTTCGAACCCTgtggttactcatatgatggccactggaggcttacatggtcgttaacttcagggcccgtgggattagtcgaggtacgcgcaagctggcccggacacccacgataattaaaaaaaaaagaatattatcaaGATTCagatttaaaaatcaagactcagatttaaatttctttaatttgatataaatagcatttttttaattgaaaatagatTCCGTGTAAGTATAAATTATAGTGATATACAAGATAAATAATGCTTCATAATTAACTATGCCTATGCAaggattaataaaaattattaagtacaggtttattgagttaattaataaattagctTGATGTCGACTTCACATGTAGTGGTTGTCAAGAGAATGAATGggtttttgatcttttgaaacactattttttcttgttatccAATTAATTAGTTAGATACTAGTTAATTGACATGTTTCACTATATggtgaaacaaaacaaaaaaacaactaaatataacaaaaaaaatatctaggttgtaaattattatttgatattgtttttaaactcGACTCAAATAAGTCAATCATAAAAACCCATGATTTAATTCGTGGCCTAACATTGTTTAGATGTGACCAAATTAACTTGACTGTTTAAAGTAATTTGGTTGACCTGtaagaaaaattcaagaacaaaaagataaaattaatttaaaaagtattttgactCGACTCCTTATATATcgtgagtttaaaattaaattgtgtgaaagtttttttaatacgaTATAATTGATTTGTTTAGTTCAAAGATAATTTAggtgattattaaaaaaattcatggatGTAACTGAGAAgaataattatgaaattgaaaaaaaaaacaataataaaaatataaggaaaaaaagttgaattaaaaaaaaattattgttcatagTGAAGTTTCACAAATATTCCCGGTTTATTCAGTGTATAAGGGAAGCCTTCTgtgtaccaaaaaaaattattccaacGTTTtctatgtttaaaaaaaaacacgtttaattttttttatcaaacatgtGATTATTTTCGGTCCTTGAATTACTGGACAATTCACACAAACTTTAAGACACATATCAtcgttgaataaaaaattatttaaaactcagaaatttaaaatagacccccatcaaatatatttttgcctACATGCGCAGAAAATtgatgtgataattaaataaaaaatattcacaatAGAATTTCTAACAAGGTTCTGGTCTTACTTATATAAATTGCAGAATTATTTTGCCTACatgacataattattaaatctaatttggtataatatattgaaatatgttaattttaattgatcttattaatattattttttaataaaataatattatttttattttttaaaaatttattttaattttgaccgGATTTATTAAATTACAAGTCACCATGTACATCAACGAGATCAattatagaataattttttatatatacacacagcCTATAACAAGGGTTTGTTCAAAGAGACCTGGGCCGAAGTTTGGTTTAATAACTTCAGCATCTTGAattccattatatatatatatatatatatatatatattattttaatttcctttttcctCGTTTTCTTTCGTGTAAGCTTCCtaagaattaattattattattattattacagcaagaaaataaaagatagcAAGTATAATCTATAGCTATGGAAAAAGGATGACCGAAGAACATACTGAGATGCCGATGGTCCCCAtcattgctaaaaaaaaagagaagaagcttCTTTGTTCATTCCCAACATGCCCAGGTTCTCTTTCTCAATAGTTTTAGTGAAAGTAAAAGTCTTGATCA
This window contains:
- the LOC133696448 gene encoding beta-D-glucosyl crocetin beta-1,6-glucosyltransferase-like produces the protein MQAFDKASSSFSNILTTLKPDLLICDFFQPWAPALALSLNIPTIQFVISGNESNSVAVHALKNSEWLNKKDTSSVIFVSFGTENYLSKEEREELALGLLLSEVNFIWVLRFAQGEKISAKEALPEGFFDMVGERGLIVEEWAPQKRISSHPGIGGFLSHCGWNSVLESMRFGDPIIAMPLYIDQPLNAEFLVEVGAGLEIKRDKNGMLQRQEAPKVIKDAVEEKTGQHLRRKTGE
- the LOC133696176 gene encoding uncharacterized protein LOC133696176 — encoded protein: MQSRKPEDYIAQSPSAKTRNQHRTEVGHESHPAPRRHAVDRSPRVQQRRSLSPRRKVEGTRKVVHGEGRSSSTERRDSSWHLGAGRTEKVRSGSPQYAQERKKPRFDEGVVHRKYRQVEEHVDGKSNRLKRGYGYDHHAASSRASKEKDYRDNRGVGIDGHGMMGQKSVPEEDGMIRGSYRVPRDLVPNSNYGDTGSHIQSMSRNMDIGHFDDEELQFRETIPSDKIQARRFYEEGEKPMFHSRYVPYTRMSAPHSKDLESAPRYKDFAGSSSGFSRSEFPGSYREGMPLAASDEYPRSSIKLTEPTNFNTYRERSVMDIRDYEASKRIMTSYPQGAYNPERPSHDHYFYSKSQEIVDDNHAYPSDDVHRMMSPPSPLNYEHAQTDFEHREFSRMSMHHVRDRTDHTDGSFINVRRSTVFDHPTIQRQAPMENLDTGRIQNTSKHNVEYLGSAYTQVDRGQGELQDNRRSHSGVTQDRQVPHLRPNYGFGRDAGPQFQKEILHDPPMPIYDMEMKRFAAQRQRMRGELASYEPPDKAFNRNYVMEEEINRHDRKYIVEEDINRHDTRNIVSNKRNLPQEFEDLYESGEEWVDEDTGALHVSRTRRFDQSAYRNAKRTYDRDNFGDSASEDWLSSQDSSVHAQRDLIRDYKPGAKYMKGHPRSGPLSWYNSHQTDKKSVHRQHRIWKRNDDYGNDANINDDDQPEDWVNLGEAEPREGSEEFKQLVDEAFLLFSKRLNLNTAVRRRYKEQGKAGSLFCIVCGKSSSKEFMAAQNLVQHAFMSHKIGLRAQHLGLHKAICVLMGWNSSVPCDAITCAPEILPDEEAFAQKEDLMLWPPLVVIHNISMSNNNPEQQKVIPIEGVEAFLRGKGIVGGKIKVCLGKPADQSVMLVKFLGTFTGLGNAEKLHKYFAEKKHGREEFEHNTSNNINNSNSLEEETQGGQLEEHLLYGYLGIAEDLDRLDFNTKKRILIKSKKEIQELANAPVKTDDKSLNNS
- the LOC133697946 gene encoding uncharacterized protein LOC133697946, encoding MKNMGSNIGGSGRLSTEEINEEEEIPRLDISKFQAREEEIERKKMEVREKVELQLGRAEEETRRLTHIWEELEVLADPLRKDVAITRKKIDMANKELKPLGQSCQKKEKEYKEALEAFNEKNREKAQLVATLMELLTESEKQRMKKLEELNKIMESIR